A single region of the Ctenopharyngodon idella isolate HZGC_01 chromosome 21, HZGC01, whole genome shotgun sequence genome encodes:
- the brd3a gene encoding bromodomain-containing protein 3a isoform X4 translates to MSTVTSATPEPPTIANPPPPEVTNPTKPGRKTNQLQYMQNVVVKTLWRHQFAWPFYQPVDAVKLGLPDYHKIIKNPMDMGTIKKRLENVYYWSASECMQDFNTMFTNCYIYNKPTDDIVLMAQALEKIFLQKVALMPQEEVELLPPAPKGKGRKPAGPGQQDVAVSSGSPTSVFPGATSPSSQTAVVSPAPAPTITPSLPAVQNTTAAAMIPGMPPSQPMSKKKGVKRKADTTTPTTSAITASRSQSPTPLLEGKQGKVASRRESTGRPIKPPKKDFEDGELGVHGGKKGRLSEQLKYCEVILKEMLSKKHAAYAWPFYKPVDAEALELHDYHDIIKHPMDLSTVKKKMDSREYQDAQSFAADVRLMFSNCYKYNPPDHEVVAMARKLQDVFEMRFAKMPDEPVDVAGAGGVGGAGVVSKSTVSSESSGDSSTSDSSDSEEERATRLAELQEQVGAEQLKAVHEQLAALSQAPVSKPKKKKEKKEKDKKKKENKHNKSKPEEKGKPGQPPKPPQQKKGPARKANSTVPGNRQPKKGGRGPGYESDEEMSLPMTYDEKRQLSLDINRLPGEKLGRVVHIIQSREPSLRDSNPDEIEIDFETLKPSTLRELERYVKSCLQKKQRKPPQKGGSGPSRLSGSSSSSDSGSSSSSGSTSDSSDSD, encoded by the exons ATGTCGACGGTCACTTCAGCAACCCCAGAGCCTCCTACGATCGCCAACCCTCCTCCGCCTGAAGTGACTAACCCTACCAAACCTGGCCGCAAGACTAACCAGCTGCAGTACATGCAAAATGTAGTTGTAAAGACACTGTGGAGGCATCAGTTTGCATGGCCTTTCTACCAGCCTGTTGATGCTGTTAAGCTTGGTCTTCCG GACTATCACAAGATCATAAAGAACCCAATGGACATGGGCACCATCAAGAAAAGACTGGAGAACGTTTACTACTGGAGTGCAAGCGAGTGTATGCAGGACTTTAACACAATGTTCACAAACTGTTATATTTACAACAAG CCAACAGATGACATTGTGTTGATGGCTCAAGCATTAGAGAAGATCTTCCTTCAGAAAGTGGCCCTGATGCCTCAGGAGGAGGTTGAGCTTCTTCCTCCTGCTCCAAAGGGTAAAGGGCGCAAACCAGCAGGACCCg GTCAGCAGGATGTGGCCGTCTCCTCTGGCTCACCCACTTCTGTTTTCCCTGGTGCCACCTCACCGAGTTCACAGACAGCGGTTGTATCTCCAGCTCCAGCGCCCACCATCACCCCTAGCCTACCAGCTGTACAGAACACAACCGCTGCCGCCATGATACCCGGCATGCCTCCGTCGCAACCCATGTCCAAA AAGAAGGGGGTAAAGAGGAAAGCAGACACAACCACCCCTACTACCTCTGCCATCACCGCGAGCAGGAGCCAGTCGCCCACCCCTCTTTTAGAAGGCAAACAGGGCAAGGTGGCATCCAGGCGAGAGAGCACCGGTCGCCCCATCAAACCGCCTAAAAAGGATTTTGAAGATGGTGAACTAGGCGTGCACGGAGGCAAAAAGGGCAGGCTTTCAGAGCAACTCAAGTACTGCGAGGTCATCCTTAAAGAAATGCTCTCGAAAAAACATGCCGCATACGCCTGGCCATTTTATAAGCCTGTTGACGCGGAGGCTCTTGAGCTACATGACTACCATGACATAATCAAACACCCCATGGACTTAAGCACAGTGAAA aAAAAAATGGACAGTCGAGAATACCAGGATGCACAGAGTTTCGCTGCAGATGTCAGATTaatgttctcaaattgttacaAGTACAACCCACCTGATCATGAGGTGGTCGCTATGGCCAGAAAGCTGCAG GATGTGTTTGAAATGCGTTTTGCAAAGATGCCTGATGAGCCAGTGGATGTGGCTGGGGCAGGCGGTGTAGGCGGGGCCGGTGTGGTCAGTAAGAGTACTGTCAGCAGTGAGAGCAGTGGCGACTCCTCCACCTCTGACAGCTCCGACTCCGAGGAGGAGAGGGCCACCCGGCTCGCCGAGCTGCAGGAACAGGTGGGTGCGGAACAG CTGAAAGCTGTCCACGAACAGCTAGCCGCTCTTTCTCAGGCCCCTGTAAGTAAaccaaagaaaaagaaagagaaaaaagaaaaggacaagaaaaagaaagagaacaaGCACAACAAATCCAAGCCAGAGGAGAAAGGCAAGCCAGGACAGCCACCGAAACCACCCCAGCAGAAAAAGGGTCCTGCCAGAAAGGCTAACAGCACTGTTCCAGGCAACAG GCAACCAAAGAAGGGTGGCAGAGGGCCCGGCTACGAGTCTGACGAGGAGATGTCACTCCCCATGACGTACGACGAGAAACGGCAACTGAGCCTCGACATCAACCGGCTGCCTGGAGAGAAGTTAGGTAGGGTGGTCCACATCATTCAGTCCAGAGAGCCTTCGCTGCGGGATTCCAACCCTGACGAAATCGAAATAGATTTTGAGACGCTCAAACCTTCCACTTTGCGTGAGCTGGAGCGATACGTCAAGTCCTGTTTACAGAAGAAACAGAGGAAACCTCCAC
- the brd3a gene encoding bromodomain-containing protein 3a isoform X1 → MSTVTSATPEPPTIANPPPPEVTNPTKPGRKTNQLQYMQNVVVKTLWRHQFAWPFYQPVDAVKLGLPDYHKIIKNPMDMGTIKKRLENVYYWSASECMQDFNTMFTNCYIYNKPTDDIVLMAQALEKIFLQKVALMPQEEVELLPPAPKGKGRKPAGPGQQDVAVSSGSPTSVFPGATSPSSQTAVVSPAPAPTITPSLPAVQNTTAAAMIPGMPPSQPMSKKKGVKRKADTTTPTTSAITASRSQSPTPLLEGKQGKVASRRESTGRPIKPPKKDFEDGELGVHGGKKGRLSEQLKYCEVILKEMLSKKHAAYAWPFYKPVDAEALELHDYHDIIKHPMDLSTVKKKMDSREYQDAQSFAADVRLMFSNCYKYNPPDHEVVAMARKLQDVFEMRFAKMPDEPVDVAGAGGVGGAGVVSKSTVSSESSGDSSTSDSSDSEEERATRLAELQEQVGAEQCISLEHPIGSRQGIKNGCTKNNQLKAVHEQLAALSQAPVSKPKKKKEKKEKDKKKKENKHNKSKPEEKGKPGQPPKPPQQKKGPARKANSTVPGNRQPKKGGRGPGYESDEEMSLPMTYDEKRQLSLDINRLPGEKLGRVVHIIQSREPSLRDSNPDEIEIDFETLKPSTLRELERYVKSCLQKKQRKPPQKGGSGPSRLSGSSSSSDSGSSSSSGSTSDSSDSD, encoded by the exons ATGTCGACGGTCACTTCAGCAACCCCAGAGCCTCCTACGATCGCCAACCCTCCTCCGCCTGAAGTGACTAACCCTACCAAACCTGGCCGCAAGACTAACCAGCTGCAGTACATGCAAAATGTAGTTGTAAAGACACTGTGGAGGCATCAGTTTGCATGGCCTTTCTACCAGCCTGTTGATGCTGTTAAGCTTGGTCTTCCG GACTATCACAAGATCATAAAGAACCCAATGGACATGGGCACCATCAAGAAAAGACTGGAGAACGTTTACTACTGGAGTGCAAGCGAGTGTATGCAGGACTTTAACACAATGTTCACAAACTGTTATATTTACAACAAG CCAACAGATGACATTGTGTTGATGGCTCAAGCATTAGAGAAGATCTTCCTTCAGAAAGTGGCCCTGATGCCTCAGGAGGAGGTTGAGCTTCTTCCTCCTGCTCCAAAGGGTAAAGGGCGCAAACCAGCAGGACCCg GTCAGCAGGATGTGGCCGTCTCCTCTGGCTCACCCACTTCTGTTTTCCCTGGTGCCACCTCACCGAGTTCACAGACAGCGGTTGTATCTCCAGCTCCAGCGCCCACCATCACCCCTAGCCTACCAGCTGTACAGAACACAACCGCTGCCGCCATGATACCCGGCATGCCTCCGTCGCAACCCATGTCCAAA AAGAAGGGGGTAAAGAGGAAAGCAGACACAACCACCCCTACTACCTCTGCCATCACCGCGAGCAGGAGCCAGTCGCCCACCCCTCTTTTAGAAGGCAAACAGGGCAAGGTGGCATCCAGGCGAGAGAGCACCGGTCGCCCCATCAAACCGCCTAAAAAGGATTTTGAAGATGGTGAACTAGGCGTGCACGGAGGCAAAAAGGGCAGGCTTTCAGAGCAACTCAAGTACTGCGAGGTCATCCTTAAAGAAATGCTCTCGAAAAAACATGCCGCATACGCCTGGCCATTTTATAAGCCTGTTGACGCGGAGGCTCTTGAGCTACATGACTACCATGACATAATCAAACACCCCATGGACTTAAGCACAGTGAAA aAAAAAATGGACAGTCGAGAATACCAGGATGCACAGAGTTTCGCTGCAGATGTCAGATTaatgttctcaaattgttacaAGTACAACCCACCTGATCATGAGGTGGTCGCTATGGCCAGAAAGCTGCAG GATGTGTTTGAAATGCGTTTTGCAAAGATGCCTGATGAGCCAGTGGATGTGGCTGGGGCAGGCGGTGTAGGCGGGGCCGGTGTGGTCAGTAAGAGTACTGTCAGCAGTGAGAGCAGTGGCGACTCCTCCACCTCTGACAGCTCCGACTCCGAGGAGGAGAGGGCCACCCGGCTCGCCGAGCTGCAGGAACAGGTGGGTGCGGAACAG tgtATCTCTTTGGAGCACCCCATTGGTAGCAGACAGGGGATAAAAAACGGGTGCACCAAGAATAATCAg CTGAAAGCTGTCCACGAACAGCTAGCCGCTCTTTCTCAGGCCCCTGTAAGTAAaccaaagaaaaagaaagagaaaaaagaaaaggacaagaaaaagaaagagaacaaGCACAACAAATCCAAGCCAGAGGAGAAAGGCAAGCCAGGACAGCCACCGAAACCACCCCAGCAGAAAAAGGGTCCTGCCAGAAAGGCTAACAGCACTGTTCCAGGCAACAG GCAACCAAAGAAGGGTGGCAGAGGGCCCGGCTACGAGTCTGACGAGGAGATGTCACTCCCCATGACGTACGACGAGAAACGGCAACTGAGCCTCGACATCAACCGGCTGCCTGGAGAGAAGTTAGGTAGGGTGGTCCACATCATTCAGTCCAGAGAGCCTTCGCTGCGGGATTCCAACCCTGACGAAATCGAAATAGATTTTGAGACGCTCAAACCTTCCACTTTGCGTGAGCTGGAGCGATACGTCAAGTCCTGTTTACAGAAGAAACAGAGGAAACCTCCAC
- the brd3a gene encoding bromodomain-containing protein 3a isoform X3, with the protein MSTVTSATPEPPTIANPPPPEVTNPTKPGRKTNQLQYMQNVVVKTLWRHQFAWPFYQPVDAVKLGLPDYHKIIKNPMDMGTIKKRLENVYYWSASECMQDFNTMFTNCYIYNKPTDDIVLMAQALEKIFLQKVALMPQEEVELLPPAPKGKGRKPAGPGQQDVAVSSGSPTSVFPGATSPSSQTAVVSPAPAPTITPSLPAVQNTTAAAMIPGMPPSQPMSKKKGVKRKADTTTPTTSAITASRSQSPTPLLEGKQGKVASRRESTGRPIKPPKKDFEDGELGVHGGKKGRLSEQLKYCEVILKEMLSKKHAAYAWPFYKPVDAEALELHDYHDIIKHPMDLSTVKKKMDSREYQDAQSFAADVRLMFSNCYKYNPPDHEVVAMARKLQDVFEMRFAKMPDEPVDVAGAGGVGGAGVVSKSTVSSESSGDSSTSDSSDSEEERATRLAELQEQCISLEHPIGSRQGIKNGCTKNNQLKAVHEQLAALSQAPVSKPKKKKEKKEKDKKKKENKHNKSKPEEKGKPGQPPKPPQQKKGPARKANSTVPGNRQPKKGGRGPGYESDEEMSLPMTYDEKRQLSLDINRLPGEKLGRVVHIIQSREPSLRDSNPDEIEIDFETLKPSTLRELERYVKSCLQKKQRKPPQKGGSGPSRLSGSSSSSDSGSSSSSGSTSDSSDSD; encoded by the exons ATGTCGACGGTCACTTCAGCAACCCCAGAGCCTCCTACGATCGCCAACCCTCCTCCGCCTGAAGTGACTAACCCTACCAAACCTGGCCGCAAGACTAACCAGCTGCAGTACATGCAAAATGTAGTTGTAAAGACACTGTGGAGGCATCAGTTTGCATGGCCTTTCTACCAGCCTGTTGATGCTGTTAAGCTTGGTCTTCCG GACTATCACAAGATCATAAAGAACCCAATGGACATGGGCACCATCAAGAAAAGACTGGAGAACGTTTACTACTGGAGTGCAAGCGAGTGTATGCAGGACTTTAACACAATGTTCACAAACTGTTATATTTACAACAAG CCAACAGATGACATTGTGTTGATGGCTCAAGCATTAGAGAAGATCTTCCTTCAGAAAGTGGCCCTGATGCCTCAGGAGGAGGTTGAGCTTCTTCCTCCTGCTCCAAAGGGTAAAGGGCGCAAACCAGCAGGACCCg GTCAGCAGGATGTGGCCGTCTCCTCTGGCTCACCCACTTCTGTTTTCCCTGGTGCCACCTCACCGAGTTCACAGACAGCGGTTGTATCTCCAGCTCCAGCGCCCACCATCACCCCTAGCCTACCAGCTGTACAGAACACAACCGCTGCCGCCATGATACCCGGCATGCCTCCGTCGCAACCCATGTCCAAA AAGAAGGGGGTAAAGAGGAAAGCAGACACAACCACCCCTACTACCTCTGCCATCACCGCGAGCAGGAGCCAGTCGCCCACCCCTCTTTTAGAAGGCAAACAGGGCAAGGTGGCATCCAGGCGAGAGAGCACCGGTCGCCCCATCAAACCGCCTAAAAAGGATTTTGAAGATGGTGAACTAGGCGTGCACGGAGGCAAAAAGGGCAGGCTTTCAGAGCAACTCAAGTACTGCGAGGTCATCCTTAAAGAAATGCTCTCGAAAAAACATGCCGCATACGCCTGGCCATTTTATAAGCCTGTTGACGCGGAGGCTCTTGAGCTACATGACTACCATGACATAATCAAACACCCCATGGACTTAAGCACAGTGAAA aAAAAAATGGACAGTCGAGAATACCAGGATGCACAGAGTTTCGCTGCAGATGTCAGATTaatgttctcaaattgttacaAGTACAACCCACCTGATCATGAGGTGGTCGCTATGGCCAGAAAGCTGCAG GATGTGTTTGAAATGCGTTTTGCAAAGATGCCTGATGAGCCAGTGGATGTGGCTGGGGCAGGCGGTGTAGGCGGGGCCGGTGTGGTCAGTAAGAGTACTGTCAGCAGTGAGAGCAGTGGCGACTCCTCCACCTCTGACAGCTCCGACTCCGAGGAGGAGAGGGCCACCCGGCTCGCCGAGCTGCAGGAACAG tgtATCTCTTTGGAGCACCCCATTGGTAGCAGACAGGGGATAAAAAACGGGTGCACCAAGAATAATCAg CTGAAAGCTGTCCACGAACAGCTAGCCGCTCTTTCTCAGGCCCCTGTAAGTAAaccaaagaaaaagaaagagaaaaaagaaaaggacaagaaaaagaaagagaacaaGCACAACAAATCCAAGCCAGAGGAGAAAGGCAAGCCAGGACAGCCACCGAAACCACCCCAGCAGAAAAAGGGTCCTGCCAGAAAGGCTAACAGCACTGTTCCAGGCAACAG GCAACCAAAGAAGGGTGGCAGAGGGCCCGGCTACGAGTCTGACGAGGAGATGTCACTCCCCATGACGTACGACGAGAAACGGCAACTGAGCCTCGACATCAACCGGCTGCCTGGAGAGAAGTTAGGTAGGGTGGTCCACATCATTCAGTCCAGAGAGCCTTCGCTGCGGGATTCCAACCCTGACGAAATCGAAATAGATTTTGAGACGCTCAAACCTTCCACTTTGCGTGAGCTGGAGCGATACGTCAAGTCCTGTTTACAGAAGAAACAGAGGAAACCTCCAC
- the brd3a gene encoding bromodomain-containing protein 3a isoform X5: MSTVTSATPEPPTIANPPPPEVTNPTKPGRKTNQLQYMQNVVVKTLWRHQFAWPFYQPVDAVKLGLPDYHKIIKNPMDMGTIKKRLENVYYWSASECMQDFNTMFTNCYIYNKPTDDIVLMAQALEKIFLQKVALMPQEEVELLPPAPKGKGRKPAGPGQQDVAVSSGSPTSVFPGATSPSSQTAVVSPAPAPTITPSLPAVQNTTAAAMIPGMPPSQPMSKKKGVKRKADTTTPTTSAITASRSQSPTPLLEGKQGKVASRRESTGRPIKPPKKDFEDGELGVHGGKKGRLSEQLKYCEVILKEMLSKKHAAYAWPFYKPVDAEALELHDYHDIIKHPMDLSTVKKKMDSREYQDAQSFAADVRLMFSNCYKYNPPDHEVVAMARKLQDVFEMRFAKMPDEPVDVAGAGGVGGAGVVSKSTVSSESSGDSSTSDSSDSEEERATRLAELQEQLKAVHEQLAALSQAPVSKPKKKKEKKEKDKKKKENKHNKSKPEEKGKPGQPPKPPQQKKGPARKANSTVPGNRQPKKGGRGPGYESDEEMSLPMTYDEKRQLSLDINRLPGEKLGRVVHIIQSREPSLRDSNPDEIEIDFETLKPSTLRELERYVKSCLQKKQRKPPQKGGSGPSRLSGSSSSSDSGSSSSSGSTSDSSDSD, translated from the exons ATGTCGACGGTCACTTCAGCAACCCCAGAGCCTCCTACGATCGCCAACCCTCCTCCGCCTGAAGTGACTAACCCTACCAAACCTGGCCGCAAGACTAACCAGCTGCAGTACATGCAAAATGTAGTTGTAAAGACACTGTGGAGGCATCAGTTTGCATGGCCTTTCTACCAGCCTGTTGATGCTGTTAAGCTTGGTCTTCCG GACTATCACAAGATCATAAAGAACCCAATGGACATGGGCACCATCAAGAAAAGACTGGAGAACGTTTACTACTGGAGTGCAAGCGAGTGTATGCAGGACTTTAACACAATGTTCACAAACTGTTATATTTACAACAAG CCAACAGATGACATTGTGTTGATGGCTCAAGCATTAGAGAAGATCTTCCTTCAGAAAGTGGCCCTGATGCCTCAGGAGGAGGTTGAGCTTCTTCCTCCTGCTCCAAAGGGTAAAGGGCGCAAACCAGCAGGACCCg GTCAGCAGGATGTGGCCGTCTCCTCTGGCTCACCCACTTCTGTTTTCCCTGGTGCCACCTCACCGAGTTCACAGACAGCGGTTGTATCTCCAGCTCCAGCGCCCACCATCACCCCTAGCCTACCAGCTGTACAGAACACAACCGCTGCCGCCATGATACCCGGCATGCCTCCGTCGCAACCCATGTCCAAA AAGAAGGGGGTAAAGAGGAAAGCAGACACAACCACCCCTACTACCTCTGCCATCACCGCGAGCAGGAGCCAGTCGCCCACCCCTCTTTTAGAAGGCAAACAGGGCAAGGTGGCATCCAGGCGAGAGAGCACCGGTCGCCCCATCAAACCGCCTAAAAAGGATTTTGAAGATGGTGAACTAGGCGTGCACGGAGGCAAAAAGGGCAGGCTTTCAGAGCAACTCAAGTACTGCGAGGTCATCCTTAAAGAAATGCTCTCGAAAAAACATGCCGCATACGCCTGGCCATTTTATAAGCCTGTTGACGCGGAGGCTCTTGAGCTACATGACTACCATGACATAATCAAACACCCCATGGACTTAAGCACAGTGAAA aAAAAAATGGACAGTCGAGAATACCAGGATGCACAGAGTTTCGCTGCAGATGTCAGATTaatgttctcaaattgttacaAGTACAACCCACCTGATCATGAGGTGGTCGCTATGGCCAGAAAGCTGCAG GATGTGTTTGAAATGCGTTTTGCAAAGATGCCTGATGAGCCAGTGGATGTGGCTGGGGCAGGCGGTGTAGGCGGGGCCGGTGTGGTCAGTAAGAGTACTGTCAGCAGTGAGAGCAGTGGCGACTCCTCCACCTCTGACAGCTCCGACTCCGAGGAGGAGAGGGCCACCCGGCTCGCCGAGCTGCAGGAACAG CTGAAAGCTGTCCACGAACAGCTAGCCGCTCTTTCTCAGGCCCCTGTAAGTAAaccaaagaaaaagaaagagaaaaaagaaaaggacaagaaaaagaaagagaacaaGCACAACAAATCCAAGCCAGAGGAGAAAGGCAAGCCAGGACAGCCACCGAAACCACCCCAGCAGAAAAAGGGTCCTGCCAGAAAGGCTAACAGCACTGTTCCAGGCAACAG GCAACCAAAGAAGGGTGGCAGAGGGCCCGGCTACGAGTCTGACGAGGAGATGTCACTCCCCATGACGTACGACGAGAAACGGCAACTGAGCCTCGACATCAACCGGCTGCCTGGAGAGAAGTTAGGTAGGGTGGTCCACATCATTCAGTCCAGAGAGCCTTCGCTGCGGGATTCCAACCCTGACGAAATCGAAATAGATTTTGAGACGCTCAAACCTTCCACTTTGCGTGAGCTGGAGCGATACGTCAAGTCCTGTTTACAGAAGAAACAGAGGAAACCTCCAC
- the brd3a gene encoding bromodomain-containing protein 3a isoform X2 produces the protein MSTVTSATPEPPTIANPPPPEVTNPTKPGRKTNQLQYMQNVVVKTLWRHQFAWPFYQPVDAVKLGLPDYHKIIKNPMDMGTIKKRLENVYYWSASECMQDFNTMFTNCYIYNKPTDDIVLMAQALEKIFLQKVALMPQEEVELLPPAPKGKGRKPAGPGQQDVAVSSGSPTSVFPGATSPSSQTAVVSPAPAPTITPSLPAVQNTTAAAMIPGMPPSQPMSKKGVKRKADTTTPTTSAITASRSQSPTPLLEGKQGKVASRRESTGRPIKPPKKDFEDGELGVHGGKKGRLSEQLKYCEVILKEMLSKKHAAYAWPFYKPVDAEALELHDYHDIIKHPMDLSTVKKKMDSREYQDAQSFAADVRLMFSNCYKYNPPDHEVVAMARKLQDVFEMRFAKMPDEPVDVAGAGGVGGAGVVSKSTVSSESSGDSSTSDSSDSEEERATRLAELQEQVGAEQCISLEHPIGSRQGIKNGCTKNNQLKAVHEQLAALSQAPVSKPKKKKEKKEKDKKKKENKHNKSKPEEKGKPGQPPKPPQQKKGPARKANSTVPGNRQPKKGGRGPGYESDEEMSLPMTYDEKRQLSLDINRLPGEKLGRVVHIIQSREPSLRDSNPDEIEIDFETLKPSTLRELERYVKSCLQKKQRKPPQKGGSGPSRLSGSSSSSDSGSSSSSGSTSDSSDSD, from the exons ATGTCGACGGTCACTTCAGCAACCCCAGAGCCTCCTACGATCGCCAACCCTCCTCCGCCTGAAGTGACTAACCCTACCAAACCTGGCCGCAAGACTAACCAGCTGCAGTACATGCAAAATGTAGTTGTAAAGACACTGTGGAGGCATCAGTTTGCATGGCCTTTCTACCAGCCTGTTGATGCTGTTAAGCTTGGTCTTCCG GACTATCACAAGATCATAAAGAACCCAATGGACATGGGCACCATCAAGAAAAGACTGGAGAACGTTTACTACTGGAGTGCAAGCGAGTGTATGCAGGACTTTAACACAATGTTCACAAACTGTTATATTTACAACAAG CCAACAGATGACATTGTGTTGATGGCTCAAGCATTAGAGAAGATCTTCCTTCAGAAAGTGGCCCTGATGCCTCAGGAGGAGGTTGAGCTTCTTCCTCCTGCTCCAAAGGGTAAAGGGCGCAAACCAGCAGGACCCg GTCAGCAGGATGTGGCCGTCTCCTCTGGCTCACCCACTTCTGTTTTCCCTGGTGCCACCTCACCGAGTTCACAGACAGCGGTTGTATCTCCAGCTCCAGCGCCCACCATCACCCCTAGCCTACCAGCTGTACAGAACACAACCGCTGCCGCCATGATACCCGGCATGCCTCCGTCGCAACCCATGTCCAAA AAGGGGGTAAAGAGGAAAGCAGACACAACCACCCCTACTACCTCTGCCATCACCGCGAGCAGGAGCCAGTCGCCCACCCCTCTTTTAGAAGGCAAACAGGGCAAGGTGGCATCCAGGCGAGAGAGCACCGGTCGCCCCATCAAACCGCCTAAAAAGGATTTTGAAGATGGTGAACTAGGCGTGCACGGAGGCAAAAAGGGCAGGCTTTCAGAGCAACTCAAGTACTGCGAGGTCATCCTTAAAGAAATGCTCTCGAAAAAACATGCCGCATACGCCTGGCCATTTTATAAGCCTGTTGACGCGGAGGCTCTTGAGCTACATGACTACCATGACATAATCAAACACCCCATGGACTTAAGCACAGTGAAA aAAAAAATGGACAGTCGAGAATACCAGGATGCACAGAGTTTCGCTGCAGATGTCAGATTaatgttctcaaattgttacaAGTACAACCCACCTGATCATGAGGTGGTCGCTATGGCCAGAAAGCTGCAG GATGTGTTTGAAATGCGTTTTGCAAAGATGCCTGATGAGCCAGTGGATGTGGCTGGGGCAGGCGGTGTAGGCGGGGCCGGTGTGGTCAGTAAGAGTACTGTCAGCAGTGAGAGCAGTGGCGACTCCTCCACCTCTGACAGCTCCGACTCCGAGGAGGAGAGGGCCACCCGGCTCGCCGAGCTGCAGGAACAGGTGGGTGCGGAACAG tgtATCTCTTTGGAGCACCCCATTGGTAGCAGACAGGGGATAAAAAACGGGTGCACCAAGAATAATCAg CTGAAAGCTGTCCACGAACAGCTAGCCGCTCTTTCTCAGGCCCCTGTAAGTAAaccaaagaaaaagaaagagaaaaaagaaaaggacaagaaaaagaaagagaacaaGCACAACAAATCCAAGCCAGAGGAGAAAGGCAAGCCAGGACAGCCACCGAAACCACCCCAGCAGAAAAAGGGTCCTGCCAGAAAGGCTAACAGCACTGTTCCAGGCAACAG GCAACCAAAGAAGGGTGGCAGAGGGCCCGGCTACGAGTCTGACGAGGAGATGTCACTCCCCATGACGTACGACGAGAAACGGCAACTGAGCCTCGACATCAACCGGCTGCCTGGAGAGAAGTTAGGTAGGGTGGTCCACATCATTCAGTCCAGAGAGCCTTCGCTGCGGGATTCCAACCCTGACGAAATCGAAATAGATTTTGAGACGCTCAAACCTTCCACTTTGCGTGAGCTGGAGCGATACGTCAAGTCCTGTTTACAGAAGAAACAGAGGAAACCTCCAC